The following are encoded in a window of Thermovenabulum gondwanense genomic DNA:
- a CDS encoding sodium ion-translocating decarboxylase subunit beta: protein MIGISCILLYLAIAKKYEPLLLVPISFGMLLTNIPMGHLMEPGGFLYWIYRGVEYDIFPPLIFLGVGAMTDFGPLIAYPKSLLLGAAAQFGVFIAFLGAALLGFNFKEAASIGIIGGADGPTAIYLSSKLAPHLLGAIAVSAYSYMALVPIIQPPIMRLLTTKKERTVTMEQLRPVSKTEKIIFPILVTVLASFLVPPATALIGCLMLGNLFRECGVVDRLSKTAQNELINIVTIFIGTTVGATATAENFLRLQTIEILIMGLVAFAGGTAGGVLLGKLMYLTSGGKVNPLIGSAGVSAVPMAARVAQVVAQEEKPGNFILMHAMGPNVAGVIGTAIVAGVLLSLYG from the coding sequence ATGATAGGCATTTCCTGTATCTTACTGTACCTGGCTATTGCAAAAAAATACGAACCTTTGCTTTTGGTGCCCATTAGCTTTGGAATGCTTTTAACAAATATCCCCATGGGGCATTTAATGGAACCCGGTGGATTCCTTTACTGGATATACCGGGGAGTTGAGTACGATATATTTCCACCCTTGATATTTTTAGGTGTGGGAGCTATGACGGATTTTGGTCCACTAATTGCGTATCCAAAGAGCCTTTTATTAGGAGCCGCAGCTCAATTTGGAGTTTTCATAGCGTTTCTTGGTGCTGCTTTACTGGGATTTAACTTTAAAGAAGCAGCATCTATTGGAATAATAGGTGGAGCCGATGGCCCGACAGCCATTTACCTTTCCAGCAAGTTAGCTCCTCATTTGTTAGGTGCAATAGCGGTATCGGCTTATTCCTATATGGCTCTCGTACCCATAATCCAGCCTCCAATAATGAGGTTATTGACGACAAAAAAAGAAAGAACCGTTACGATGGAACAGTTACGCCCCGTATCAAAAACGGAAAAAATAATATTCCCCATCTTGGTGACGGTTCTGGCGAGCTTTTTAGTTCCCCCCGCAACCGCATTAATAGGATGTTTGATGCTTGGAAACCTCTTCAGGGAATGCGGTGTGGTAGACAGGCTATCAAAGACAGCCCAGAATGAACTTATAAATATAGTTACCATTTTCATAGGTACAACAGTTGGAGCCACTGCTACAGCGGAAAACTTTTTAAGACTGCAAACCATTGAAATCCTAATAATGGGTTTGGTAGCTTTTGCGGGAGGAACTGCAGGAGGAGTTCTTCTCGGTAAACTGATGTATCTGACATCCGGCGGTAAGGTAAATCCACTAATAGGTTCTGCCGGAGTATCAGCAGTTCCGATGGCGGCGAGGGTAGCCCAGGTTGTAGCTCAAGAAGAAAAACCGGGCAATTTCATATTAATGCATGCCATGGGACCAAATGTAGCCGGGGTTATTGGTACTGCAATAGTTGCAGGTGTGTTGCTTTCCCTTTACGGATA